A genomic stretch from Terriglobia bacterium includes:
- the tatC gene encoding twin-arginine translocase subunit TatC: MSDLVAEPEHKEIERELRQMGSMSLFQHLEELRKCIIRSAAAVAVGFGVCWYFAQDKIYPVIEKPILVVFKKYNIDPHLAYLSPTDPFNLYLKVGLMAGIFLASPVILYQVWSFISPGLYRHEKRFVVPFLMLSVGLFLAGGFFGYKVIFPVAMDFLIGSYGGNFRATITIDAYTKLFLTIILGLAIIFEMPIVLGFAGMMGVVNAKFLFKHIRGAVLICVTLAAILSPTTDIMNLTIYAAPMVILYIGSIGLVWLVHPRQRRKRAEKRKEKDREDGRSL, from the coding sequence ATGTCTGATTTAGTGGCAGAACCCGAACATAAGGAAATTGAGCGGGAATTGCGGCAGATGGGCTCAATGAGCCTCTTCCAGCATTTGGAAGAACTGCGCAAATGCATTATCCGTTCCGCCGCGGCCGTGGCCGTTGGTTTCGGTGTCTGCTGGTATTTTGCCCAGGACAAAATCTATCCGGTTATTGAAAAGCCGATCCTGGTTGTTTTCAAGAAATACAACATTGATCCGCACCTGGCCTACCTCAGCCCTACCGATCCATTCAACCTCTACTTGAAGGTCGGACTGATGGCTGGCATTTTTCTGGCTTCTCCTGTGATCTTGTACCAGGTCTGGAGCTTTATCTCGCCAGGACTTTACCGGCATGAGAAGCGCTTTGTCGTGCCATTTCTTATGCTTTCTGTGGGACTCTTTCTGGCTGGCGGCTTCTTCGGATACAAGGTTATCTTTCCGGTCGCCATGGATTTTCTCATCGGCAGCTACGGCGGAAATTTCCGGGCCACCATCACCATTGACGCCTATACCAAGCTGTTTCTGACCATCATTCTGGGCCTGGCCATCATCTTTGAGATGCCCATTGTGCTCGGCTTTGCTGGGATGATGGGTGTAGTGAACGCCAAGTTCCTTTTCAAGCATATTCGGGGGGCCGTGCTGATCTGCGTTACCCTGGCAGCCATCCTCAGCCCGACTACCGACATCATGAACCTCACCATCTACGCTGCTCCCATGGTAATTCTCTATATCGGCAGCATTGGGCTTGTGTGGCTGGTCCACCCCAGGCAGCGCCGCAAGCGCGCAGAAAAGCGCAAGGAAAAAGACAGGGAAGATGGTAGATCGCTCTAA
- a CDS encoding M28 family peptidase: MQYTKEIVSFGPRWDSSKPIEQVRNYIKGKLKGVQVEEDSFVAETSAGKMPMTNIVAKFPGSKDGIIVLGSHYETNYWLRNTPFVGANDGAATSALLLAIADQLRGKKLEGYSIWIAFLDGEESFTRQWHTNDALWGSRHLAKKLQDDGTSKKVKAFVLADMIGDADLDICRDTNSTPWLEDILLQAATRLGYQSHFFASTTEVEDDHIPFSRAGMPVLDVIDIDYGYNNSFHHTVQDTVDKLSLESLKISGDVILETIRLINGMGDNPPPASPQKAPS; this comes from the coding sequence ATGCAGTACACCAAAGAGATTGTCTCCTTTGGCCCGCGCTGGGACAGCAGCAAGCCCATCGAGCAGGTACGCAACTATATCAAAGGGAAACTCAAGGGCGTTCAGGTGGAAGAGGATTCGTTTGTCGCTGAAACTTCCGCCGGCAAAATGCCGATGACTAACATCGTCGCCAAATTTCCGGGTTCAAAAGACGGCATTATCGTGTTGGGTTCGCACTATGAAACAAACTACTGGCTGCGCAACACACCGTTCGTCGGCGCCAATGACGGCGCCGCCACCAGCGCTCTCCTGCTGGCCATCGCTGACCAGCTTCGCGGCAAAAAGCTGGAAGGCTACAGCATCTGGATCGCTTTCCTTGACGGTGAAGAATCATTCACCCGCCAGTGGCACACCAATGACGCCCTCTGGGGCAGCCGCCATTTGGCTAAGAAGCTGCAGGACGATGGCACCAGCAAGAAGGTAAAAGCGTTTGTGCTGGCGGACATGATAGGCGACGCTGATCTTGATATCTGCCGCGATACGAACTCAACTCCGTGGCTTGAGGATATCTTGCTTCAGGCGGCGACCCGCCTAGGCTATCAATCACATTTTTTTGCCTCCACAACCGAAGTCGAAGATGACCACATCCCGTTCTCCCGCGCTGGCATGCCGGTTCTGGATGTCATCGACATCGACTATGGCTATAACAACAGTTTCCATCACACAGTCCAGGACACGGTGGACAAATTGAGTTTGGAAAGCTTAAAGATCAGCGGAGACGTGATCCTGGAAACCATCCGGCTGATCAACGGCATGGGCGACAATCCGCCGCCAGCGTCGCCGCAAAAGGCGCCTTCATAA
- a CDS encoding TerC family protein translates to MHIWFWVVFNAAILLLLVLDLTVVSRKHRAVPFKQALLMSAFWIGLAMAFAVFVHQWLGATKSLEFLTGYVLEEALSVDNLFVFILLFAYFKVPPEEEKTVLFWGIIGALVMRGLFIGAGVALVQRFHWILYAFGVFLIWTGFQLMRGGDEEQDPSRNIVLKFCRRFLPLTDSYEGKSFFVLRQGRVLFTPLFVVLLVVETTDILFATDSIPAILAITRDPFIVYTSNVFAILGLRSMYFALAGMMKLFHYLNYGLSVVLIFIGAKMLLPERYHVPTWAALAVVGGVLGLSVLASVLFPKPQESDSPAKP, encoded by the coding sequence ATGCACATCTGGTTCTGGGTCGTCTTTAATGCCGCAATCCTCCTTCTGCTGGTTCTCGATCTCACGGTCGTAAGCCGCAAGCATCGCGCCGTGCCCTTCAAACAAGCCTTGCTCATGAGCGCCTTTTGGATCGGCCTGGCCATGGCGTTTGCCGTCTTTGTCCATCAATGGCTGGGCGCGACCAAATCTTTGGAGTTCTTGACAGGCTACGTTCTGGAGGAAGCTCTCAGCGTCGATAATTTATTTGTTTTCATTCTGCTGTTTGCTTACTTTAAAGTCCCGCCTGAAGAAGAAAAGACCGTGCTGTTCTGGGGAATCATTGGAGCATTGGTCATGCGCGGGCTTTTCATCGGAGCCGGTGTGGCCCTTGTGCAGCGCTTCCACTGGATTCTCTATGCCTTCGGCGTCTTCCTGATCTGGACGGGCTTTCAATTGATGCGTGGTGGCGACGAGGAGCAGGATCCCTCGCGCAACATTGTCTTGAAATTCTGCCGGCGCTTCCTGCCGCTCACGGATAGCTATGAGGGGAAAAGTTTTTTTGTCCTGCGCCAAGGCAGGGTCCTGTTTACGCCACTCTTCGTGGTCCTTCTGGTCGTAGAAACCACTGACATTCTCTTCGCCACAGACTCGATTCCGGCCATCCTGGCCATCACTCGCGACCCGTTTATTGTTTATACGTCCAACGTATTCGCCATTCTGGGCCTTCGTTCCATGTATTTTGCTCTGGCCGGGATGATGAAGCTTTTCCACTACCTGAACTACGGGCTGTCTGTGGTCTTGATTTTTATTGGCGCCAAGATGCTGTTGCCGGAAAGGTATCACGTCCCTACGTGGGCGGCATTGGCGGTGGTGGGGGGTGTGCTGGGCCTTTCAGTGCTGGCCTCAGTTCTGTTTCCAAAGCCCCAAGAGTCTGATTCGCCAGCCAAGCCCTAG
- a CDS encoding Rieske 2Fe-2S domain-containing protein, whose translation MRSKASIQSHPIHPMLVGFPIALWVAGFIFDLLGTRGSNAALWAAGFYSVIGGCVGAVLAATAGVIDFLYTVPPESSAKNRGLLHGSLNSLVLLLFIYVAYRLGSPSATPDGATLLLMGIGVAILAVSGWLGGTLVYRNQIGIDRRYASAGKLKTRTIESWSKPVCNQSELGDGQVLLATVGTERVVVGRCAEGLFAFSDHCTHRGGPLSDGALVGCTVQCPWHGSQFDVRTGRVVAGPAQEKIKIYSIKISGGEVYVQPPEPMEIKPRKVA comes from the coding sequence ATGCGATCTAAAGCGTCCATTCAAAGTCATCCAATCCATCCCATGCTCGTAGGATTTCCGATCGCGCTATGGGTCGCCGGGTTCATCTTCGATTTGCTAGGCACCCGAGGTTCAAATGCGGCGCTTTGGGCCGCGGGATTTTACTCAGTGATTGGAGGCTGCGTAGGAGCAGTGCTGGCCGCAACGGCGGGAGTGATTGATTTTCTTTACACCGTTCCGCCAGAATCCAGCGCGAAGAACCGCGGCCTGCTGCATGGCAGCCTGAATAGTCTTGTCCTGTTGCTCTTTATTTATGTGGCATACCGGCTGGGTTCGCCTTCAGCAACGCCGGATGGCGCAACTTTATTGCTGATGGGAATCGGGGTTGCGATACTGGCGGTGTCCGGTTGGCTGGGCGGAACGCTGGTTTATCGCAACCAGATTGGGATTGACCGGCGCTATGCCAGCGCAGGCAAGTTGAAGACGCGCACCATTGAATCCTGGAGCAAGCCAGTCTGCAACCAAAGCGAGTTAGGCGATGGCCAGGTGCTGCTGGCAACCGTAGGCACGGAACGCGTGGTTGTTGGGCGATGTGCAGAAGGGCTGTTTGCTTTTAGCGACCATTGCACTCACCGGGGCGGACCGCTTTCTGATGGCGCTCTAGTGGGCTGCACCGTACAGTGCCCGTGGCATGGCTCGCAGTTCGACGTCCGCACTGGAAGAGTGGTGGCCGGGCCGGCGCAGGAGAAGATCAAGATTTACTCGATCAAGATCTCAGGTGGCGAGGTGTATGTCCAGCCACCAGAGCCGATGGAAATTAAACCGCGGAAGGTAGCGTAG
- a CDS encoding twin-arginine translocase TatA/TatE family subunit, with translation MDFGFSGEIFFIMLLALILFGPKKLPELARTWGKFMAEFKKASNEFQGQIHEEIRKLELDEADPRKHLEPEIAKISSDEDLSIQGALNRLTERMKNTVAQDTDV, from the coding sequence ATGGACTTTGGTTTTTCTGGCGAGATCTTTTTTATTATGCTTTTGGCGCTCATCCTGTTTGGGCCCAAGAAGTTGCCGGAACTCGCCCGCACCTGGGGTAAATTCATGGCCGAATTCAAAAAGGCCAGCAATGAATTCCAGGGCCAGATCCATGAAGAAATCCGCAAGCTGGAACTTGACGAAGCAGACCCCCGTAAGCACCTGGAGCCGGAGATCGCCAAAATCTCCAGCGATGAGGACCTCTCCATACAGGGCGCACTCAACCGCCTGACAGAGCGCATGAAGAATACAGTCGCGCAGGATACCGATGTCTGA
- a CDS encoding DUF4288 domain-containing protein, with translation MPYSSQTADRWYIAELTEEVTLEGDPQNLVHKKTRVIFADSPQDAYEKALSMITEHEISYINEHHKTIRTRFWGLRELNLSNEDMDRAGMLPKDRIGTARRRNSTGLSPEQQFALLMSLKPGALPN, from the coding sequence ATGCCCTATTCATCGCAGACGGCTGACCGCTGGTACATAGCTGAACTCACAGAAGAAGTCACCCTTGAAGGGGACCCCCAGAACCTGGTCCACAAAAAGACGCGTGTAATTTTTGCCGATTCCCCGCAGGACGCCTACGAAAAGGCGCTCTCCATGATCACTGAGCATGAAATCAGCTATATCAATGAGCACCACAAGACCATTCGCACGCGCTTTTGGGGACTGCGCGAATTAAACCTTTCGAATGAAGACATGGACCGGGCCGGCATGCTGCCGAAAGACCGTATTGGCACAGCGCGCCGCAGAAATTCAACCGGCCTCTCACCAGAACAGCAGTTTGCCCTGCTGATGTCGCTTAAGCCCGGGGCCCTTCCAAACTAG
- the nadB gene encoding L-aspartate oxidase encodes MKKPPSQVDFIVVGAGVAGLRAAIALAEAGKVLVLAKQELTESATQYAQGGIAVALSDEDEISLHLQDTINAGDGLVNVEAAHVLVEEGPERIQELIDWGTQFDRKGTKLTFTREAAHSRDRILHAHGDSTGREIGRALYAKASTLKNISFSEFEFTAMLCMDSGRVTGVGLISDAGEMHTVTSGAVLLATGGAGHVYSNTTNPAVATADGVAIAYRAGAEISDMEFVQFHPTALYVNNAPRFLLSEALRGEGAVLRNSELHRFMPKYHEAGELAPRDVVARAIAHELEVCRLKEPVVYLDLTHRKADHIRARFPRIYETCLKYNVDLTVDQVPIRPAAHYLMGGIRTDLDGRSSLPGLYAAGEAACTGVHGANRLASNSLLEGLVFGARAASAMIKEAKHAHHPSGAHTEPLKNGGSTTDAEPFIQSVQQLMWNKVGIVRSRQSLTEAIQQLQASAQQLPPQTSRRNCEARNIHTAALLIARSALARLESRGAHYRIDYPEHDDPRFKKHSIVGEKGVRFV; translated from the coding sequence ATGAAAAAACCTCCTTCCCAGGTGGACTTCATTGTTGTCGGAGCCGGCGTGGCCGGTCTGCGCGCGGCCATTGCTTTGGCTGAAGCCGGCAAAGTGCTGGTGCTGGCCAAGCAGGAGCTTACGGAATCCGCCACGCAATATGCGCAGGGCGGAATCGCGGTCGCCCTGAGCGACGAAGATGAAATCAGTCTGCATCTGCAAGACACGATCAACGCCGGCGACGGACTCGTAAACGTGGAGGCAGCGCACGTTTTGGTGGAAGAAGGGCCGGAGCGTATCCAGGAGTTGATCGACTGGGGAACGCAGTTTGACCGCAAAGGAACAAAGCTGACGTTCACGCGCGAAGCGGCGCACAGCCGTGACCGCATCCTGCATGCGCATGGCGACTCTACCGGGCGCGAGATTGGGCGGGCCCTCTATGCCAAAGCCTCTACGCTCAAAAATATTTCATTCTCAGAATTTGAATTCACGGCCATGCTCTGCATGGATTCAGGCCGTGTGACTGGAGTAGGCCTGATCTCCGACGCCGGAGAAATGCACACCGTAACCAGCGGAGCAGTGTTGCTAGCCACGGGCGGGGCCGGCCATGTTTACAGCAACACCACGAATCCCGCGGTCGCTACCGCGGACGGGGTTGCCATTGCGTATCGCGCTGGAGCGGAAATCAGTGACATGGAGTTTGTGCAGTTCCATCCCACGGCGCTCTACGTAAACAATGCGCCGCGATTCCTGCTTTCAGAAGCCCTGCGCGGTGAAGGGGCTGTGCTGCGCAATTCTGAACTGCATAGGTTTATGCCGAAATACCATGAGGCGGGCGAACTGGCGCCACGCGACGTGGTAGCGCGGGCCATCGCGCATGAACTGGAGGTCTGCCGACTAAAAGAACCGGTGGTCTATCTGGACCTGACGCACCGGAAGGCCGACCACATCAGGGCACGCTTTCCACGCATTTATGAAACCTGCCTTAAATACAATGTGGACCTCACAGTTGATCAAGTGCCGATACGACCCGCCGCGCATTACCTGATGGGCGGAATCCGCACCGATCTTGATGGACGCAGCAGCCTGCCTGGACTCTATGCCGCGGGCGAAGCTGCCTGTACGGGCGTTCATGGGGCCAACCGGCTCGCGAGCAATTCCCTGCTGGAAGGCCTGGTTTTCGGGGCGCGCGCCGCAAGCGCAATGATCAAGGAAGCGAAGCACGCTCACCATCCATCGGGGGCGCACACTGAACCGCTGAAGAATGGTGGCTCCACAACCGACGCGGAACCTTTCATTCAAAGTGTTCAGCAGCTTATGTGGAACAAGGTTGGAATCGTGCGTTCACGCCAGAGCTTGACCGAGGCGATACAGCAACTTCAAGCGTCAGCCCAGCAGTTGCCGCCACAGACCTCGCGGCGCAACTGCGAAGCCAGAAATATCCATACCGCAGCGCTGCTGATTGCGCGGTCCGCGCTGGCCCGGCTGGAAAGCCGGGGAGCGCATTACCGCATCGACTATCCTGAGCATGATGACCCAAGGTTTAAAAAGCATTCCATCGTAGGCGAAAAAGGCGTCCGGTTCGTCTAG
- the aroB gene encoding 3-dehydroquinate synthase, producing the protein MQKIRVRTKPNGYVVQVGAGLLRRAGREVRRVLPSSGSRVFVITSPNVRRHWGEALEKSLRDAHLPYEVLEMHDGEPAKRLHTVEQLAESLVDAKADRKSLLVALGGGVVGDSAGFLAAIFMRGIPVVQIPTTVVAQVDASIGGKTGVNLRGGKNLVGSFHQPSTVLVDPDLLSTLNDREFRSGLFESLKCGVIRDSHLFDLMERNPNKILGRDSRTLQRVIGDSIRVKADVVSADEKESGLRRILNFGHTIGHALEAATDYSHFLHGEAVAWGMIAAAAIARESGACNAETAERITNATRLYGPLPPVTRDAQSILSRLGADKKTVAGAVHFVLPQKIGKVKISSDVSPSIVRNAVELIRNHA; encoded by the coding sequence GTGCAAAAGATCCGCGTAAGAACGAAACCGAATGGCTATGTCGTCCAGGTGGGCGCAGGCCTGCTGCGCCGTGCGGGGCGCGAGGTGCGGCGCGTGTTGCCTTCCTCTGGCAGCCGCGTGTTCGTCATTACGTCACCCAACGTGCGTCGCCACTGGGGCGAGGCGCTGGAAAAATCGTTGCGCGATGCCCACCTGCCCTATGAAGTTCTGGAAATGCATGATGGCGAACCGGCCAAGCGGCTGCACACAGTGGAACAACTCGCGGAAAGCCTGGTGGATGCCAAAGCCGATCGCAAATCGCTGCTGGTGGCCCTCGGCGGCGGGGTTGTGGGTGACAGCGCTGGTTTTCTCGCCGCAATTTTTATGCGCGGGATTCCCGTCGTCCAGATTCCAACCACGGTGGTCGCGCAGGTGGATGCCAGCATCGGCGGCAAAACCGGCGTGAATTTGCGCGGCGGCAAAAATCTGGTTGGCTCCTTCCATCAACCCAGCACCGTCCTGGTTGATCCTGATCTCTTGTCGACGCTCAATGACCGTGAATTCCGCTCTGGCCTCTTCGAATCACTCAAGTGCGGTGTGATTCGCGATAGCCATCTGTTTGATCTTATGGAGCGCAATCCCAATAAAATTCTGGGCCGTGATTCACGGACATTGCAACGCGTGATCGGCGATTCCATCCGAGTGAAAGCCGACGTTGTTTCCGCCGATGAAAAAGAGTCAGGCCTGCGCCGCATCCTGAACTTCGGCCATACCATTGGCCACGCCCTGGAAGCTGCCACGGATTATTCGCACTTTCTGCATGGCGAAGCCGTGGCCTGGGGCATGATCGCGGCGGCCGCAATTGCGCGCGAATCTGGAGCATGCAACGCCGAAACGGCAGAGAGGATTACCAATGCCACGCGGCTGTATGGACCTTTACCCCCAGTGACGCGTGATGCTCAGAGCATTTTAAGCCGCCTGGGCGCAGACAAAAAGACCGTGGCGGGCGCGGTACATTTTGTTCTTCCGCAAAAGATCGGTAAAGTAAAAATCTCAAGTGACGTGTCGCCCAGTATCGTGCGCAATGCCGTGGAGTTGATCAGAAATCATGCCTGA
- a CDS encoding S41 family peptidase — protein sequence MSRGTNRSLFFVLLIIVTCGFLGSAAFSQRGNSSAVGASDNDVRDGLKQFSEVYNLVEQNYAEPVNPDKAIYNGAIPGMLHVLDPHSNFFDPKSYSLLREEQSGKYYGVGMQIAPRNNKIIVVAPFAGTPAYKAGLRPGDVIIAVDAKATDNMSVSDVADLLKGPKGTNVHISILRESNEKPLEFNVIRDEIPRNSVDLKFMVRPGIGYMHISAFNETTEQEVEDALQGFGDLKGLILDLRGNPGGLLNEGVGVADKFLKKGQVIVSHHGRSSPEKMYKAAHGNGGKDYPLVVLVNRGTASAAEIVSGAIQDHDRGLIVGEVTFGKGLVQTVYPLSENTGLALTTAKYYTPSGRLIQRDYTGVSLYDYYYSREQEDNPNNNANTNTNTPSKEVKLTDSGRTMFGGGGITPDVKVKPFKTTHFEDSLLVKYAFFNFAKHYLANRHVDKNFEVTDAVMQEFRKFLDSQKIPYTEADLNEGSDYIKSSIKTELFISEFGQEEGLRVRAENDPQVIAALNQLPKAKELADNARKIVAQRAAAQQQNR from the coding sequence ATGTCTCGTGGAACAAACCGTTCTCTTTTCTTCGTTCTCCTAATCATTGTCACCTGCGGCTTTCTGGGATCCGCCGCATTCAGCCAGAGAGGCAACTCATCTGCAGTAGGCGCCTCGGACAATGATGTCCGCGACGGCCTTAAGCAGTTTTCAGAAGTCTATAACCTCGTGGAACAGAATTATGCGGAGCCGGTAAATCCCGACAAGGCGATTTACAACGGCGCCATCCCCGGCATGCTGCACGTGCTGGATCCGCACTCGAATTTCTTCGATCCCAAGTCATACTCGCTGCTGAGGGAAGAGCAGAGCGGCAAGTATTACGGCGTGGGTATGCAGATTGCCCCGCGCAACAACAAGATCATCGTTGTGGCCCCGTTCGCGGGAACACCCGCATACAAAGCTGGGCTGCGTCCGGGCGATGTGATTATTGCCGTCGACGCCAAGGCCACGGACAACATGAGCGTGAGCGATGTGGCCGACCTGCTGAAGGGCCCCAAAGGCACCAACGTACATATTTCAATCCTGCGCGAGAGCAACGAAAAGCCGCTAGAGTTCAATGTGATTCGCGACGAGATTCCGCGCAACAGCGTTGATTTGAAATTCATGGTGCGGCCGGGCATCGGCTACATGCACATTTCGGCCTTCAATGAGACCACGGAACAAGAAGTGGAAGACGCGCTGCAAGGCTTTGGCGATCTGAAAGGCCTGATCCTCGATCTTCGCGGCAATCCGGGCGGACTGCTGAATGAGGGTGTAGGCGTGGCCGACAAATTCCTGAAGAAGGGACAGGTCATCGTCTCACATCATGGCCGCAGCTCACCGGAAAAAATGTACAAAGCAGCACACGGCAATGGCGGGAAAGATTATCCGCTGGTAGTGCTGGTGAATCGTGGCACGGCTTCAGCGGCGGAGATTGTTTCCGGCGCGATACAAGATCATGATCGTGGATTGATTGTCGGTGAAGTGACATTCGGCAAAGGCCTGGTACAGACCGTGTATCCGCTGTCTGAAAACACCGGTCTGGCGCTGACCACGGCCAAGTATTACACGCCAAGCGGCCGCCTGATCCAGCGCGATTACACTGGCGTTTCTCTTTACGATTATTACTACTCCCGCGAGCAGGAAGATAATCCGAACAACAACGCCAACACCAACACGAACACGCCTTCCAAGGAAGTGAAACTCACCGACAGCGGGCGCACCATGTTTGGCGGCGGCGGCATCACTCCTGACGTAAAAGTGAAGCCGTTCAAGACCACGCATTTTGAGGATTCACTGCTGGTGAAATACGCGTTCTTCAATTTTGCCAAGCACTACCTGGCCAACCGCCATGTGGACAAGAATTTTGAAGTCACCGACGCGGTGATGCAGGAATTCCGCAAATTCCTGGACTCGCAGAAGATTCCATATACTGAAGCCGACTTGAATGAAGGCTCAGACTACATCAAGTCCAGCATCAAGACGGAACTCTTTATTTCAGAGTTTGGACAGGAAGAAGGGCTGCGAGTGCGCGCGGAGAACGATCCGCAAGTGATCGCGGCGCTGAACCAACTGCCGAAAGCCAAAGAGCTGGCGGACAATGCCAGAAAGATTGTGGCCCAGCGCGCAGCCGCACAACAGCAAAATCGATAA
- a CDS encoding M20/M25/M40 family metallo-hydrolase, with amino-acid sequence MKNLSALIVLLLSSYVFAQTPAEKLIAEGQLSPTLEKNLRVLTDEIGGRVPGTPAMDRAEQWGLATFKAAGGENVHLEPAQMAASWTEGDTQVDVVSPVRFHVRAVSLTWTAPTTSPADGLPVVDVGFGKREDFQKVGDLRGTVALVHSRTMKTWDDLFEEYLTQADKLSAARKAGAVAIAFISTRDQDLLYRHIGSFDDHIKNYPQILLAREDGERIARLLQAGQKVRLRYSIPNHVGGAITPHNVVAEIRGRERPNEFVVIGAHLDSWELGTGALDNGCNSALVIEALRAIKAAGLQPRRTIRFVLFTGEEEINVGSFAYTVTHKSELDNTVAMLTWDEGTGKTTGFSLGGRKDLMDPVTRLLEPIKQFGATTLTTDAFVGTDNMDFLLEGVPNLVANQEEANYLINYHASSDTYDKVDLPQLRKHIAIAAYLTFALADDTERLGPRQDRKQIEALIQETHLDDQLKAFELWESWVSGKRGRPR; translated from the coding sequence ATGAAAAACCTCAGCGCGCTTATTGTGCTGTTGCTTTCGTCTTATGTGTTCGCCCAAACGCCGGCGGAGAAGCTAATTGCTGAGGGGCAGCTCTCGCCCACGCTGGAAAAGAACCTGCGTGTGCTGACGGACGAAATCGGTGGACGCGTGCCCGGTACTCCAGCCATGGACCGCGCTGAACAATGGGGTCTTGCGACCTTCAAAGCTGCCGGTGGAGAAAATGTTCACCTGGAGCCCGCCCAGATGGCGGCATCGTGGACGGAAGGTGATACGCAGGTGGATGTGGTTAGTCCTGTGCGATTTCATGTCCGTGCCGTGTCCCTTACCTGGACGGCACCCACGACCTCTCCGGCGGACGGCCTTCCGGTGGTAGATGTTGGCTTTGGCAAGAGGGAAGATTTTCAGAAAGTGGGCGATCTTCGCGGTACTGTTGCGCTGGTCCACTCCAGGACCATGAAGACCTGGGATGACCTCTTTGAGGAATATCTTACTCAGGCTGATAAGCTGAGCGCGGCGCGGAAAGCTGGCGCGGTTGCGATTGCATTTATTTCCACTCGTGATCAGGACTTGCTGTACCGGCATATCGGCAGCTTTGATGATCACATCAAGAATTATCCGCAAATACTTCTTGCTCGGGAAGATGGTGAGCGTATTGCGCGGTTGCTCCAGGCCGGACAAAAAGTGCGGCTCAGGTATTCCATTCCCAATCATGTTGGCGGAGCCATTACGCCGCATAACGTGGTGGCGGAAATCCGTGGCAGGGAAAGGCCGAATGAGTTTGTTGTGATTGGCGCGCACCTTGACTCATGGGAACTGGGAACCGGAGCGCTCGATAATGGCTGCAACTCAGCGCTGGTCATTGAGGCGTTGCGCGCTATCAAAGCCGCCGGGCTGCAACCCCGCCGTACCATCCGTTTTGTTCTTTTTACCGGGGAAGAGGAGATCAATGTCGGCTCGTTTGCCTATACCGTCACGCACAAATCTGAGTTGGACAATACCGTGGCTATGCTTACCTGGGATGAAGGCACGGGCAAGACCACAGGCTTTTCTCTTGGCGGGCGGAAAGACCTGATGGATCCGGTAACGCGCTTGCTCGAGCCGATTAAACAGTTTGGCGCCACCACTCTTACCACTGACGCTTTTGTCGGTACCGACAATATGGATTTTCTGCTGGAAGGCGTCCCCAATCTGGTGGCCAACCAGGAAGAAGCCAATTATCTGATCAATTACCATGCTTCATCTGATACGTATGACAAAGTCGATTTACCGCAACTGAGAAAGCACATAGCCATTGCCGCATATCTCACCTTTGCCCTTGCCGACGATACGGAGCGTCTGGGGCCGCGCCAGGACCGAAAGCAGATTGAAGCGCTCATTCAGGAAACGCATCTTGACGATCAGTTAAAAGCGTTTGAGCTTTGGGAATCCTGGGTCAGCGGGAAACGTGGACGGCCACGCTAA